CGTCTCATGTCGGATAAAAATAAGCATTGAAAATAATCATTGAAATAGATGACAGAAATGACATTATTAAACAAACAATGATGATGTGTTTAGCGAGTAATCAAAAAACTTACAGTGGCGTTGAGCGCTCAGCTGGCCAGACATGATCAATCAAGTGCATGTTGAGCGTGGAGCGTCTTGATGAGTCTGACAAACGTTGTTCAGTAGTTAgccagcatgaatgaatgaatagcctGCACGATGCTAGAACAGGTTTGCTTTAGAACAGCTTAGTTTGGTATCTCCTGCTGTTCAAGTAGCATTGTATCGTTAAATGTATGATTAAAACCACCCAACGCAACACCTTATTGGTTGGCCACCGTCCAGTGGGACCGGCGTTATGAATCTACGCTTGTATGATGCAAGAAAGACTTTTTAGTCGTTTAGCAACCCTAAATTGCTAGGTGTTTATCTTCTGCGGATAATTGAACTGCACCTTTTGGTAATGAGCCAATGCCAGGGTTGAGTCAGGGTTTTCGCTCCTTTCACCCCAGtcactgtttttgtgtccttgggcaaggcACTGCTCACACTGGTGCAGACTTGGCAGCAATGTTTTTCGTCCGTGTAACCTAGAGCGGCTGTGACTACGGACGTAGAGAATCACCAACAGTGTCTAAATGAGGAGTCTAAATGAATAATGGCTTCCGTGATTATTATGAATcgctgctatttttattttactgcgTTGTTACTCATCAGGACTTGAGCAGCAgcattcttttcttttcttcagtTTTACAGCTCGTTGAAGAGCCCGGTGAGAAAGTTGTTACAGTAGTCCAGTCTGCCAGAGACGGAAAGGCaaggattattcattcattcattcattttctaccgtttatcctcacgagggtcgtggggggtgctgcagcctattccagctgtcttcaggcgagaggctggtggccagccaatcacagggcacatatagacaaacaaccattcacactcacattcatacctatggacaatttggagtcgccaattaacctaagttgaaatattaaagaagttgccataaatttgtaaaataatgataaaccaactaaatctatAATTACtgtagctttgggaatgttaaatattaaagaatgtaTATCATCAGTTGACGGAGGCGGTTTATTTGGTGTCTAATAGTGGCAGTTTTATTGTCAACAACTGTCATTGAACTCACCAGATCATCATCAGGCTTAATGATTGTCCTGTAAGAAGGCGGAACGCCACATCACGGGTACGGTAAATATACCACGGGGTAGATTTCTTTGGGTGTCTGCTGTCGGGAAATATGTAAATTTGTTTTTGCACTTATAAAACGTCCATTAATGTGTCCAGTATCCCGTTTGATTTTACCGAACAGTCCGAAAGAAATAAATAGCACAATCAAAAGCTgtcacattcatccatccagagCTTCATTGACTGTCTTTTTAAGTTCCCCCTACAGGAAGTCATTGTCGCCCCACAGGAAGGCCTTGTTGTCCAGCACAGCGGCCAACTTGTGGTTGAAAGGCTGGTGAAACTCCCACAGGAGCTTCCTGGTGGACGCCAGCATGGGGCCGAGGTCCCTGTCGGCCGGACGCCGGGTATTGGACGACGGACTTTTAGTCAGCACCGCCTCCTCTTGTTGAGATAGCGGACCTAAGGAGACGATGGCACACGTTGTGGGGTAAAGTACAGTTCTTTTGGTCAATGCTGATACCTAAACGTTTACGTTTGACCTACCCGTGTTCAGAAAGGAGAACACTTTCTTAAACGTCCCTTGAAGGTTAGCGGCGTAGTCTTCCAAGCGGAGGACAAGGATCTGCTCCCTTGGGAAAACACTCAACCAGTCCAGCAGGAAGACGATATAAAGACCCAGGTTTAGCCTCACCTGTGGggataaaacaacaaacaatatcCCAATGATAAGTCATGATTAGGAgataaaattatgagatataGTCATAATGATTAGACAGAAAGTCAAAATTccgagatacaaagtcaaaattccgagaaataaagtcattattataacattaaaaGTCAAATAATTCACCAGATaagaagtcaaaattacgagttaTGACTGAGATAAGttataactatgagataaaatgtcagaaTTACAAGatactcataattatgagataaaaagtcaaaattatgagattaaaaagtcaattatgaaataagaagtcaaaattacgagttatgactatgagataaaatgtcagaattaccagataaagtcataattatgagataaaaagtcataattatgagataagaagtcaaaattacgagttaTGACTATGAGATAAGttataactatgagataaaatgtcagaattatgagataaaatgtcagaattatgagataaaaagtcataattatgagataaaaagtcaaaattatgagataagaagtcAAAATTACGGGTTATGACTATGAGATAAGttataactatgagataaaatgtcagaaTTACAAGatcaagtcataattatgagataaaaagtcaaaattccgaGTTATGAATATGACATAAGttataactatgagataaaatgtcagaattaccagtcataattatgagataagaagtcAAAATTACGGGTTATGACTATGAGAAGTTATgactatgagataaaatgtcaggATTAcaagataaagtcataattatgagctaaaaagtcaaaattgtgggataaaaattcataattatgagataagaagtcaaaattacgagttatgactatgagataaaatgtcagaattaccagataaagtcataattatgagataagtcaaaattacgagttaTGACTATGAGATGAGttataactatgagataaaatgtcagaattacgagataaagtcataattatgaaataaaaagtcaaaattgtgggataaaaattcataattatgagataagaagtcaaaattacgagttatgactatgagataaaatgtcagaattaccagataaagtcataattataagattaaaaagtcagaatactacataagtcaaaattacgagatgaaaagtcacgattatgagatgaaaagtcaaaattacgagttcAAAGTTATACTATGAGATCAAAATTACCACATatgtcaaaattacgagttaAAAAGTTCTAACTATGAGATCACTATGAGGTGTAATCATCACTTCTGATTAATTGCTCCCAATTTGCCTggttttaatatataatatacatatttggaTAGCTGGCCTAAATCTGCCTTCATATTTCACGTATTGTTTTGAAGTTGAAGTGAATGTGTAATCTGTGCTTAGAGTGAAAATCCGCAAGAGGGCGCCATAGCTACAAAGTATACAGTGACAGAGTGAAGCAAAGGCTTAGCAGACTGCATTTCAATAACTGCAGCACTGGGGGGTCCGCTACTGAAAAAATCAAGGCActaattttcttaaaaaaataaaatcaaattaaaaaaaaattaaactttaattgcaactttattctgtttctcatataatattgtttctttaaatattatacttaaaataaaataaattaaaataaaaaaaaaaaaaataatgctttttCCATTGTGGCCAAGGAccaataaaaacagtaataactggcccccgggccgcactttggacatacATGCTGTCGAAAAAAAGTACAAAGCATACCGGCATGGAGTTGGACAGGTTGGTGCTGTACACGCAGGATCGAAGCGACCTCCCCAAAAGACAGGACTGAAAGAGCTGCACAGATTCCACCACCTTCTGATGGAAGTCCTCTGCTGACTTGTTGGCCATCTTGAAGTACAAGTAGTCGGAATACAGCCTGAAGAGGACGAGGagagaaggtcagactctaaaGGTAACACGTCTTGTCTGCCGGTCCCACCTCTCTGCAGGATCTCGTAGCATGATGATGATTTTGGCACCGGGCTGGACCGTGTGGATGAAGTCCTGGGCCAGGAAGGGGGGGTCTGTCTCCTCCCACTTGTCATGGTTATAGCTCCACGCTTGGTTGTCCCACATGGTGGATGCGCTGGCTTCACCTTATTatttaacaaataataataataatattagtagtaCAACAAAATGTGACAAATAACTCAGCgtatagtcgtccctcgtttatcacgataTCCCTGAAGTAGGAttctatattaataaatcaaatatgttCATAGTAACAGcttagaaaagctgtttacaatCTTGAAATAAATACCATCTTGAagattatcagagccctctgtacataaaataacacccctatagtcacctttacatttgtgcTAAACAACATAGGAGATATAATCGAGAGGGCACAAGTATAGAAATAGATATGATCACTTTTTCTCGTATTTCTGTCCCtaagggagggggggcatgacagtaaataattgagaaccactgatttaggccaagaatatataataataataattacataaaatataataataataataatgtaataattacaataatattaatgtaataattatactataataataaaataaaaaataaataataataattataataaaatagtataattatatgtatttatttaattataaaattataataaaaataaataataaatgttcttAATGACCATGAAACAGTAATGCTCTCCATTTAGTCTGAACATAGATATCAGTTTCGTATTTCTGTCCCTAAaggggggggccgggggggtcatgaaagaaaataattgagaaccactgatttaggccaagaatatataataataataataataataataattacataaaatattattattataataatgtaataattacaataatattaatataattataatataataaaaatataaaaataaatataataaaatagtgtaattatatgtatttatttaattataaaattataataaaaataaataataaatgtttttaatgaccaCGAAACTAAACTCCATTTAGTCTGAAAATAGATATCAGTTTCGTATTTCTGTccttaaagggggggggggggtcatgacagaaaataattgagaaccactgatttaggccaagaatatatattaataataattataataaaaaaagattataatgactataattatataataatataataataataatataattatattattattattattataaaagagtataattgtatttatttatttaattataaaattacaataaaaaataatacatttttaaatgactaataataggccacattcaaccacgaaacagcaataACTGATTCATGATTGTGACCGTAGCCAACTAGCCAAAAACTGACCAGAACTCATCTGACAGGACGAAATGGGGCAAAAGTCGCTGCTGATGGGGATGCCATACAAcctcatgtcaaaaaaacaaaaaaaaaaacagctttttattAACTCTAAGTTTATTTGTGTCTTCTGGACAACGTTGAGTCAACCTGAGTCAACCACATGCACGGAACATTAAATTCCACCTTTACCGCAGCGTATTCATAAACATATGATTCCATTTCCATCTGCTTCTACACGTGCATCGCCAGATCTAGTAAATCTCGTCAAAAAAGATGTCtggcggtaaaaaaaaaaacagcgtgcCAAATAGTTGTGAAACCTGAGAGGTGCGTGGATGTTCAGGAAATGTGACAAAGCCAACAGTTTCTTCCGCTGGATGCGTGATGTCCTCaaacacaccaccaccacccgcgCAAAGCCGCTTTCACACGCGTTCACCTGTGATGACCTGCAGAGGGCGGCGGTCTCCTGGGGAATTCCCACTGCTTGACGCTTGGATGGTTTGGGCTGCCAAGTCAAACAGATCCAGGTAATTGTCCAGCGGGAATCTTTCCTGTAAGCCCTCTTTGAAGCGGATGTAACCTGGAAAACCAGAAGACGTTTAATATCAATAGATAAACTCAACGCtggaatttagcaaaaaaaaggtcTGAAAGGCATTATTTCAGGTGATATGTCAGTGTgtattgctttttctttggctttttagtGCGTGATAACCGCATACAGTTATCACAGTTATCAGTTATACTTCATAAAGTGCCCCATTGaatattctgttggattatagcggcacatgtagacaagagattggaatattcctttccatagataccattgttttcggaaaagtcattcggaaagattccattcggaaagagaaaaactcattcattcattttctaccgattatcctcacgagggtcgcggggggggggggggggggggtgcgctggagcctagcccagctgtcttcgggcgagaggcggggtacaccctggactggtggccagccaatcacagggcacatatagacaaacaaccattcacactcacattcatacctatggacaatttggagtcgccaattaacctaagttgaaatattaaagaagttgccataaatttgtaaaataatgataaaccaactaaatctggaattacagtagctttgggaatgttaaatattaaagaaatactatgggaacaaagtccaaatattacaagaagaacatgtagtatgaagattcattcattttctgcctcacgagggtcgcagggggtgctggagcctatcccagcagtctttgggcgagaggcggtgtacaccctggactggtggccagccaatcacagggcacatatagacaaacaaccattcacactcacattcatacctatggacaatttggagttgccaattaacctaattaattgattaacctgaatgtgagtgtgaatggttgtttgtctatatgtgccctgtgattggctggccaccagtccagggtgtacccccgcctctcgcccgaagacagctgggataggctccagcaccccccgcgaccctcgtgaggaaaagcggtagaaaatgaattaattaacctaattaattaaccaattaacctagcatgtttttggaatgtgggaggaaaccggaataccccgggagaaaacccacgcatgcacggggagaacatgcaaactccacacagagatggccgagcgtgggattgaactcggatctcctaactgtgaggtctgcgcgctaaccactcgaccaccgtgcagcctgggaaAACCTTAAAATATTCCGAATATGAAACAGGCTTCAAAGAAATTTCTGTCCCAAGTGCTTCTCCGAAAAGTGCCATCCTCCCA
The window above is part of the Doryrhamphus excisus isolate RoL2022-K1 chromosome 20, RoL_Dexc_1.0, whole genome shotgun sequence genome. Proteins encoded here:
- the LOC131107946 gene encoding carbohydrate sulfotransferase 15-like, translated to MSLSDYKHGRTTQLHPGYVPYSSTLVGYDGKTHFRTLQDARDTNTPENAHKLSRVNFPKVQTIFLLGLTLTFLIMASYVLMWDKKGLLTPPPYQLSVVDVSMTANTTTAAAVAGVSSQRTSVDMKQLVRMIQSTLEYPPRKLPDEKDIIRTDPHLFSLIPRHFLPGIKSPCWYQEFLGKTDDNPYASNLFVVRSMTFKNVCDQLTSNFHQRLHQQDDKLFRLRCLPYYYIVGQPKCGTTDLFRRLQVHPELRFNVMKEPHWWTRKRFGYIRFKEGLQERFPLDNYLDLFDLAAQTIQASSSGNSPGDRRPLQVITGEASASTMWDNQAWSYNHDKWEETDPPFLAQDFIHTVQPGAKIIIMLRDPAERLYSDYLYFKMANKSAEDFHQKVVESVQLFQSCLLGRSLRSCVYSTNLSNSMPVRLNLGLYIVFLLDWLSVFPREQILVLRLEDYAANLQGTFKKVFSFLNTGPLSQQEEAVLTKSPSSNTRRPADRDLGPMLASTRKLLWEFHQPFNHKLAAVLDNKAFLWGDNDFL